From the genome of Miscanthus floridulus cultivar M001 chromosome 10, ASM1932011v1, whole genome shotgun sequence, one region includes:
- the LOC136486081 gene encoding uncharacterized protein, with protein MADRGWMYSGWKRGSISNEWVDKTKEFLDHAFSISELVESDTVRCPCSMCRNYFRHKRPRIELHLCHNGFKENYQSWTAHGERLGNHNLEISSGVENEGFGETDQMNSMLVDLAGEHPPLIDETPTAFAQAFYRMVVSANQQVHEQTLHSSLSTVARLLAIKSQYNLSATCYDDFMELLHELLPPNCKIPKDFYRSKKLLEGLGMPYHKIDVCYKNCMLYYKHNKDKDKCDICGTSRYKDGSNKVPRKVLRYLPITERLQRLYVHEGIAKLMRSHKETPLANSSKMLHPCHGEAWKQFDADYPNFKDDARNVKLGFATDGFTPYKLNATSYSCWPVFWVPYNLPPGVCMKPKYIFLAMVIPGPEHPGKNLSVLLQPLVDELLQLWAEVETWDASVKQKFTMRAAYLWSIHDFPAYGMFAGWSTHGIFACP; from the coding sequence ATGGCAGATCGTGGGTGGATGTATAGTGGTTGGAAGCGTGGTAGTATATCAAATGAATGGGTtgataaaacaaaagagtttttgGATCATGCCTTCTCAATCTCTGAATTAGTTGAGTCTGATACAGTTAGGTGCCCTTGTTCCATGTGCCGGAATTATTTCAGGCATAAAAGGCCTAGGATAGAGCTACATTTGTGCCACAATGGGTTCAAGGAAAATTATCAATCTTGGACAGCACATGGTGAGAGGCTGGGAAATCACAACCTTGAGATTAGTTCTGGGGTAGAAAATGAGGGATTTGGTGAGACAGATCAGATGAATTCTATGCTAGTTGATTTAGCTGGTGAGCATCCACCATTAATTGATGAAACACCAACTGCTTTTGCCCAAGCCTTCTATAGAATGGTTGTTAGTGCTAATCAGCAAGTACATGAGCAAACCTTGCACTCTAGTCTCTCTACTGTTGCTCGTCTATTGGCCATTAAATCACAGTACAATCTTTCAGCGACATGTTATGATGATTTTATGGAACTCCTCCATGAACTCCTCCCTCCTAATTGTAAGATTCCTAAGGACTTCTACCGTTCTAAAAAATTGCTAGAGGGCCTTGGTATGCCATACCATAAGATTGATGTTTGTTATAAAAATTGCATGTTGTACTACAAACATAACAAGGATAAGGATAAGTGTGACATATGCGGAACCTCCCGCTATAAGGATGGATCAAATAAGGTTCCCCGTAAAGTATTGCGCTACCTGCCCATTACAGAGAGGTTACAAAGATTATATGTACATGAGGGCATAGCAAAACTCATGCGTTCACACAAAGAAACTCCTCTAGCAAATTCTAGTAAAATGTTGCATCCATGTCATGGAGAGGCATGGAAGCAATTTGATGCCGATTACCCAAACTTTAAAGATGATGCTAGGAATGTAAAACTTGGTTTTGCAACTGATGGATTTACACCATATAAATTGAATGCAACCTCTTACTCTTGTTGGCCAGTATTTTGGGTTCCCTATAATCTTCCGCCTGGTGTTTGTATGAAGCCTAAGTATATATTCCTTGCTATGGTCATCCCTGGACCAGAACACCCTGGAAAAAACCTAAGTGTCTTGCTTCAAcctttggtagatgaattgttacAACTGTGGGCTGAGGTAGAGACATGGGATGCTTCCGTGAAGCAAAAATTTACAATGAGAGCAGCATATTTATGGTCTATACATGATTTCCCTGCATATGGCATGTTTGCTGGATGGAGCACCCATGGGATTTTTGCATGTCCATAA